TAATGATAACAACCAATTTTTCGGCAGTAACGATCAACAAAGCCAATTTTCAAATGGCGGTCCTTCCTTCGGCCATCATGGCGGCTTTGATTCTACAACAGGTGGAACCTGATGTATCAGTACCAATTCAATTCGATGAGCACTATGGTGCGGATTTCAATTAGTGTAGAACTGTTTGCCAATGATTTGCTGCCAATCTATAAACAGTTTGAGTTAATTGAAAATATCTGCAGCCGTTTCCGTGAGGATAGCGAATTGTCGCAAATGAATCAACAGCTTGAACAGGAAGTTTCTGTATCTGAAGAAATGTTTTCGATATTAACAGATGCTGAACATTTTTATCTGAAAACAGGAGGATTGTTTAACCCAGGCATTCTAACAGCTCTTGAGCAAAATGGTTATAGAGCATCCATCGAAAAGATACGAGGGAAAGAAATTGATGGTTCGGCCTCTCGTAACATTAATGCTGTATCAAACCTTCCGTTTTCATTAAACGCAATAAAACAAACTGTTATCCTTCAGAGGAAAATAGATCTCGGCGGGATCGCCAAAGGCTGGATCATCGACCGAGCGGCTAAGCTTTTAGAGAATCTTGGTTATGGTTTTATTAACGTGGGAGGCGACATTCGGATTTTTGGGGAGCTGCCCCGTCCATTAAACATTGGGATTGAAGATCCTTTTGATACCACCAAAATTATTACTTCCCTGCAGGTTCAAAACGGTGCCCTTGCTACCTCCACTTCAGCTAAAAGACAGTGGTATGTAAAAGGTGAAGTGAAGCATCACCTAATTGACCCAAGATCCGGTAAATCGTCTGATAGTTCGATTGTTTCAGCCACAGTATTAGCACCAACCGCTATCGAAGCGGATATCTGGGCTAAAACGATTCTGTTGCTGGGAGAAACGGAAGGTCAAGAATGGGTTCGAAGCAAAGGACTTGGAGCCGTCTTAATCAATAAATACGGTGATATCTGGAGAGGGTGATTGTAATAAATGGAAATGTTCGAATGGTATATGATTCGGGCAACCGGTACAGTAGCCTATATCATGCTTTATTTGTCCATAATTGTGGGGCTGTATTCACAAGTACAGAAAAAGCGAAAACGAAAAATGACCAGTACCCTTTATTGGCACGAATCTTTGGCAAATTGGGCACTTATTTTAACCATTGGGCATGTTGGTTTGTTATTAATTGATTCTTATATGTCCTTTAATTGGCTGGAAGTATTAGTGCCTTTTACCTCTCAATATCAAACATTATCAATGGGGCTTGGCACCATCGCCATGTATTTTATTATTATGACGATCATTACTTCACAGGCACGGAAAATGATTGGTTATCAAAGGTGGAGAAAACTGCACGCTTTAAATCCGATTCTCTATATCTTGGTAACTGTTCATGGTCTTATGTCCGGCTCTGATTTTCAAGGTGTGATTCTTGCTGCAGTGAATATTTTGCCGTTCGCTATTTTTGCCATTGTCATGCTGAAAGACAAATTAACGGTGAGTGCATCACAATATAAAGAAAACTCGCCGGCTGGCGAGTCTGGCAGGGCGAAGACAGAGGCGTAGTTCGTCGTAAAGTACAGCTTTTCGACTGCGAGGCTAATGCTCACGAAGCTTTCCTTAGTGCACTTATGCCTGATAGGAAAGTTTTATACTTTCCTATCAGCTAAAAATAACCGATTCCTATTTGGAATCGGTTATTTGGTTTCACCGTGCCAGTCTAGCATTCCGCCAATCATATTGCGGACTTTATAGCCTTGATCCTGAAGATAATAGCAGACATTCTCACTGCGGCGGCTGGAGCGGCAAATAAAAATGTATTCTTTATTTTTATCAAAATAGTTAAGATTTGCCGGTATTTCTCCCATCGGGATATGTTTCGCGCCAGGTATCATTCCTTCTGCTACCTCTTCGTCTTCCCTTACATCGACAAGCTCAAGTTTTTCTCCTGCCTCAAGCTTTTTCTGCAATTCTACAGGCGTGATTATTTTAATTTCTTCCATCCCTATCATCCTTTCGGAAAAACATCCCCCAGCAATGGAGGATGTTTTTTTATTAGTTTGCAACAATATTGACTAGTTTACCTGGAACGGTAATAACTTTGCGAATGGTTTTTCCTTCGATTTGTTCTTTTACTCTGTCATCGTCCATCGCGATTCCTTCTAATGCTTCTTTTGTCGCAGCGGTTGGCACCATAAGCTTCGCTTTTACCTTGCCATTCACTTGGATAACAATTTCCACTTCATCATCCACAAGCTTTGATTCATCATATGCCGGCCATGCTTCATAAGATATTGTATCGCTATGGTCAAGTTTTTCCCATAGTTCTTCCGTAATATGCGGGCAAACTGGCGAAAGCAATTTTACAAAGCCCTCCATATAATTTTTCGGAAGAACAGTTGCTTTATATGCCTCGTTAATAAATACCATCATTTGCGAAATCGCCGTGTTGAATCGTAACCCCTCGTAATCCTCGGTTACCTTTTTCACTGTTTGATGATATACCTTTTCCAAATTCGAAGATTCTTCATTTGGCTGAATTTTAGGGTTCAATTCGCCATTTTCCTCTACCAGCAAACGCCAGATACGATCAAGGAAGCGACGGGAGCCGTCTAATCCATTTGTTGACCAGGCAATAGATGCATCTAATGGTCCCATAAACATTTCATAAAGACGGAGTGTATCAGCGCCATGGCTGTTTACAATATCATCCGGATTTACGACATTCCCTTTTGATTTACTCATTTTTTCATTATTTTCACCTAGGATCATTCCTTGGTTGAACAGCTTTTGGAATGGTTCTTTCGTCGGAACCACACCTAGGTCATATAAAAATTTATGCCAGAAGCGGGCATATAACAAGTGAAGTACAGCATGTTCTGCTCCGCCTATATAAATATCAACAGGAAGCCAGTGATTTAATTTCTCTTCTGCAGCTAAGGCTTGATCATTTTTCGGATCAATATACCGTAGGTAATACCAGCAGCTGCCAGCCCATTGAGGCATTGTATTTGTTTCACGGCGGCCTTTTTTTCCTGTTTGGGGATCAACAACATTCACCCAATCTTCGATATTAGCCAGCGGTGATTCACCTGTTCCAGATGGCTTGATTTCAGTTGTCTTCGGTAATGTTAATGGCAGTTGGTCTTCAGGAACAGCTGTCATTGTACCATCTTCCCAGTGAATGATCGGAATTGGTTCACCCCAATAACGCTGACGGCTGAACAACCAATCACGGAGGCGATAGGTCACTTTTTTAGTGCCAATTCCTTTTTCTTCAAGCCAGGAAATCATTTTTTGAGTCGCATCGGTTTTGTTTAATCCATTTAAGAAATCAGAATTGATATGTTCGCCTTCACCGCTGTATGCTTCTTGCTCAATATTTCCGCCAGCCACAACTTCTTTTATTGGCAATTCAAATTTGCGGGCAAACTCATAGTCGCGCTCATCGTGCGCCGGAACTGCCATAATTGCTCCCGTTCCATAGCTGACCAATACATAGTCCGCGATCCAGATTGGCATTTTCTCGCCATTTGCTGGATTTATCGCATAGGCTCCTGTAAATACTCCTGTTTTGTCTTTCGCAAGATCCGTACGCTCCAGATCGCTTTTCCTTTTTACTTCTTCTAGATAAGCTGAAACTTCCGCCTGTTGTTCTGGAGTTGTAATCTTTTCAACTAATGTATGCTCCGGAGCCAGGACAGCATAGGTTGCACCAAATAATGTATCCGGACGGGTTGTGAAAACGGTAAAGGTATGATCATGATCAACTATTTGGAACGTAACTTCAGCACCTTCCGAACGTCCAATCCAGTTGCGCTGCATTTCTTTTAAGCTTTCCGGCCAATCTAGTTCCTCAAGATCTTCGAGCAGGCGATCAGCATAAGCAGTAATTTTCAGCATCCATTGTCTCATTGGACGGCGTTCCACGGGATGTCCACCCCGCTCACTTTTACCGTCAATAACCTCTTCATTTGCGAGGACAGTTCCAAGTGCAGGACACCAGTTAACTGGAACTTCGTCGATATAGGCAAGGCCCTTTTCCCACAGCTTTAAGAAAATCCATTGTGTCCATTTATAATATTCAGGATCTGTCGTGTTAACTTCCCGATCCCAGTCATAGGAAAAACCAAGTGCTTTAATTTGGTTACGGAAGGTATTAATATTTTTTGTTGTAAATTCTGCAGGGTCATTACCAGTGTCTAAAGCATATTGTTCTGCTGGAAGACCAAACGCATCCCAGCCCATTGGGTGCAGTACATTATATCCCTGCATCCGCTTTAAGCGGGCAAGAATATCAGTTGCCGTATACCCCTCTGGATGGCCAACGTGGAGCCCTGCGCCAGATGGATATGGAAACATATCAAGGGCATAGAATTTTCTTTTCTCATATTCCTCGCTTGTTTTAAATGTTTTTTCTTCTTCCCATTTTTTTTGCCACTTTTTTTCAATTTGCTGATGATCGAAACTCATCTTTCTTTCCTCCTGTGAATAAATAAAAACCCCTCATCCCAAACAGGGACGAGAGGATTGTATGTATCTTCCCGCGGTACCACCCACATTAGTGCAAAATGCACTCGCTTCATTCAACCTTAACGCGGTGAACGGCAAACACTACTTACATTTCATGTTTGCAACTCAAAGGCGAGTTCATGATCTGCCCGGTTGACTTGCACCAGCCGCCAACTCTCTACAATCGGGTATGAACCACTACTACTCCTAATCACTGTCATTCCAATATAAAATAACAAGTTAAATACAATTGTAGTAAATTTTCAAACAAGATGCAAGCAAACTTAAGCCTAATTTCATACTTGACAAAAATCCAGCCTAATAAACCTAAAAAAGGCAGCAAAGCTATACTCAACTACCCTTTTTATAACAGTCCACGTGGAGTGGACAAATCCCTACATTTGTCCACGGACGGTGCCTGACACCACAGTTTTCTTCTTCAAAACACGGTCATATGTCAGGGTTGTGATGATGGCTGCTATGAACAGGCCAATTAGTATGGTGAAGAGGGTTGGCATGCCGTAGAGGTCTGCAATGATGCCACCTAGTACTGGGCCGATCATTCTGCCACCTGTACCGGTGCTGTTGACAATGCCCTGGTATATTCCTTCTTTTCCTTTTGGCGCAAGGCTGAAGGCCACGGTTGGGACTGCCGGCCAAATAAACATTTCGCCAATTGTCAGAATCACCATGGCGGCGAGGAATCCAGTGAATGTTCCTGCCTTTGCCGCAATAATAAAAGAAACGATAAAAATGCCGATTCCTATGAGCATTTGTATCTTAAGGGAAGACTTCAGGTACTTCAGAACGATATTTAACAATGGCTGTCCCAGCACGATAAGGGCCCCGTTAATTGTCCAAAGCAAGCTATATTGCTTTAATGAAATATGAATTTCCTGGGTATAGGATGCTATTGTCGTTGTCCATTGATTATAAGCTACCCAGCAGAGCAAATACCCTAAGCATAAAATAAGTAACGCCTTAAGGTTAACATTGTTATTATTAACCGCTTCCTTTTGCTCCTCCTGTTTTCCCTTTTTGGTAATATTGGATATTCCCTTGTAACCAAAAACAGCGATCAGCATGAAAAGGAAATACATGATCGTATTTGCAAAAAATATCAGTTGAAATGAATAATTGGCCACAATCCCACCAAGGGCCGAACCAACTGCCACTCCGATGTTTTGAGCAACATACAGCGCATTAAAGGCTTTACGACCGCCTTCTTTCCAAACCGAGCCCGCCATTGCATACATGGAGGGAAAAATGATTCCAGTTCCAAATCCGACAATAGTAAGAAAAACAACATATTCCGGCCAAACATTCCAAATTGATAGACCAATCAGTGCTAAAAGAGCAATGCTGATCCCTAATAAAATGGATTTGTAACCACCGATTTTATCAAATAAATGCCCGCCATATAGATTTCCTATAACGTTAGAAGCAGAATTTAACATTAAAACAATTCCTGCAATTGATAATGATTTTCCTAAATGATCGTGAATATAGATCGTGTTTAAAGGCCATAAAAAAGAAGAGCCAATTGTATTCACTGCCATCCCAAAAATCAATAGCCATAAGGCACGTGGCATGAAAAACGCTCCTTTATGAAAAATTATTATTTCGGCTCCCTAATTTTATTCTTTTTTGATTGAATGCGCAATCCCTTTTAAGATAATAAAGTATTACTTCGATTAGGCTAAAATCATGCTGGCAAAAAGAAAAAATCCCCCAACAAACCGTTGAGAGATTTATGCCATATTTAGGATGATTGATCTTTTTCTTGATGAAATTTGGATTTTACCGGCTGGCCGCCTGATTTTTCATATTGTTTCTTCGACTGCTTAACAAGATCCACATCTTTTCCAAGTTCGAGGTCTTGACTATTGATTCCATTCCGGGTTTTTTGTTCAGGATTTTGCTGCTTCGAACGTTTTTTCAAAACTGTTCTCCTCCTCTGCTCCCTTGTAAAATCATGTTATTTTGGAGCTGCTGAATCTGAAGCCGCATTCTGTGAAGCTCTTCCCGCTGCTGACCATTTGCACTATGCGCCATTTTGCAGATATCCTGATAGGTTTGCTCAAGCTGCTGCAATGCCTCTTGATAATTATCATTATTATATTGCTCCTGAAGGCTGCTTTGTTTATATTGGTCTTCGGCATAGCGAATCGTATCCTCAACCTGTTGTGTTAAATTATCCATGGAAGCGCGAGTAGCCATCTGTTAACCTCCTTCAAATGTGGCACTTTCATTGAAGCACACCGCTTCACTTCTTATTGTGTTCCCCTTTTTCTTTCCTATAACTCGAACAAATTAACAATTATCGGGAAATTTGCATGTAACAATTACATTTGGATAGGACGAATTGTTCATGTTAAAATAAATCTTATGCATAATTTTAAAAATCAAGAGGGGATTTTATACATGCTTCAAACAAAACCTTTTCCCTATGCATCAGATACCAAACGTTATCATACATGGAATTATCACCTTCGCCAGCAATTCGGTCATAAGGTATTTAAAATTGCATTGGATGGCGGATTTGATTGTCCAAATCGCGACGGTACTGTTGCCCATGGCGGCTGTACATTCTGCAGTGCTGCAGGCTCTGGAGATTTTGCCGGAAACAGGGCTGAATCATTAGAACTGCAATTCCAAACTATTAAAGAGAAGATGCACACAAAATGGAAAGACGGCAAATATATGGCCTATTTTCAAGCATTCACCAATACGCATGCACCTGTAGAGGTTCTTCGTGAAAAATACGAGACAGTTTTAAAACAGGAAGATGTCGTGGGCTTATCGATTGCCACCCGCCCAGATTGCCTGCCGGATGATGTTGTAGAATATTTGGCGGAATTAAACGAAAGAACGTATTTATGGGTTGAGCTCGGATTACAGACCGCTCATGAGCAAACTGGGCAGCTAATCAACCGGGCACATGACTTCCAATGTTATGTTGATGGAGTAAACAAACTAAGAAAACATGGCATCCGCATCTGCTCCCACATCATCAATGGTCTTCCGCTTGAAACGCATGACATGATGATGGACACAGTTCGTGAAGTAGCTAAACTGGATGTCCAAGGCATTAAAATTCACCTGCTCCATCTTTTAAAAGGGACGCCAATGGTGAAGCAATATGAAAAAGGTATGGTATCTTTCCTATCTCAAGAAGACTATGTAAATCTAGTATGCGACCAACTGGAAATAATACCTCCGGAAATGATTGTTCACCGGATTACAGGTGATGGCCCGATCGACCTAATGATTGGACCTATGTGGAGCGTAAACAAATGGGAAGTGTTGAATTCCATAGATGCGGAGCTGAAACGAAGAGACAGTTGGCAAGGGAAATTTTTTAAAAAGACACAGGATGATAAGGAATGAAAATCGAGAGGGTTCTAACTTTTACAAAAACGCTGCTCCAAAAAGCCGTAAAACCGGGTGACATCGTAGTAGATGCAACAGTTGGCAACGGATATGACACATTATTCCTTGTTTCACTGGTTGGCGAAACTGGCAGGGTGTACGGTTTTGATGTTCAGGAGCAGGCGATCGCGGCAACAAAAGATCGGTTAAATCAAAACGGTTTAATGAAGCGTGCAAAACTTTTTCATAGTGGGCATGAACAACTTGCCGAACTCATTCCAGAGAAACATCATGGTTTAGTAACTGGAGCCATATTTAACTTAGGATACTTGCCTGGCAGTGACAAAACCATTATTACTCGTCCTGAAACAACCATTGCTGCGATTGAAAAGCTCCTTGCTATTATGGCCCCTGAAGGAATTATTGTTCTTGTCATTTATCATGGCCACGAAGGCGGAGCCAGGGAAAGAGACACATTAATGGACTATTGCCAACAATTAGACCAGAAAACCGCCCATGTCTTGAAATATCAATTCCTTAACCAGCAAAATAATCCTCCGTTTATTGTCGCAATTGAAAAAAGATAAAACCAGGCATGATGCGCTGATGACGAAGTAATAGTCAACGGCACATCCAACCTGGTTTTTTATTTTGTCATTAGTCTCGTCACAAACACTGGGACAGATTTTTGCAGTGACCGATAGGCCAACCCATTAAAATAAAAGAAATAACTGATCCAGCCGCCTGACTTGATAATTTTTTTCGCTAGCTTCCGGACTTCTTTCTGTTTTCTTACTTTTGAATCAGATAAGTAAATTCCCAAGAGCCCGCGATTAATAAGCTGATGGAATCTTTTATGCGGAAGGCATTCCGTATGACGATCTGCTTCTATAACAAAATGTTTAAGCCTGTCAAATAGTACTTCCTGATTTTGATAATAGGCGCAGAAGTTCAAGTCACCTCCAGCTAAGTCCTCCTCTTGATCAATAAAATAATCTAACAGGATATGTAAGCCTTGGATATAAGGAAAATAGCCATTACGAATATTGGCTGCATCTGTTTCTTTGAAATCCTTGCGAAACGCATATGAAATAAGGCAAAAAATTCCGAGAGTGGAGCCGGAACAGGCGGAAAATTCATACCATTCCATATCAGGCAGTCTGCTCTGATAGCGTTGAAACCATTGTTCCAGACGCGGAACCCGCTCTTCGTGTTTCACATGTTTATGTATCTGCAAATTACAATAATACTCACAAAGCTCAAGTAAGTAATTTTTTATTAAATCATAATGTTCCAAATCCCGTAAAACGGAGCGGCACGTTTCTGATAAATCATGTAAATACTGACCATCATTTTGGTCTTCACGCAACCGGTAATAGTTTTTTTCTTCAGCATCCAGAACAAGAGCATCTGACATGGCTTCATGGATTGCGGCGAAATCATCCGGATCAAGAGACGTACTTCGATCGCAAAGATTGTCAAGGTAGTCGCTGATTGTTTGATAAGCAACAATAAATTTTATGGCTTTTTGATAATGCTCCTGTGCAGTCAGGGCAAGGATGGCTCCTCCCTCGCAATGAAATGTTTTATGCTCAATACTAGCGAGGGCCTGTTTTCTGAGCTCGGGATTGGGTATTTTTTCTGCTCGGCTTTTCCAATAAGCCAATTCGTGATGAACCGCCGGCAATATTTTACGATAGACCCTTGACATAAGGGTGATAGGCATCA
Above is a genomic segment from Neobacillus endophyticus containing:
- a CDS encoding FAD:protein FMN transferase, encoding MYQYQFNSMSTMVRISISVELFANDLLPIYKQFELIENICSRFREDSELSQMNQQLEQEVSVSEEMFSILTDAEHFYLKTGGLFNPGILTALEQNGYRASIEKIRGKEIDGSASRNINAVSNLPFSLNAIKQTVILQRKIDLGGIAKGWIIDRAAKLLENLGYGFINVGGDIRIFGELPRPLNIGIEDPFDTTKIITSLQVQNGALATSTSAKRQWYVKGEVKHHLIDPRSGKSSDSSIVSATVLAPTAIEADIWAKTILLLGETEGQEWVRSKGLGAVLINKYGDIWRG
- a CDS encoding ferric reductase-like transmembrane domain-containing protein, producing MEMFEWYMIRATGTVAYIMLYLSIIVGLYSQVQKKRKRKMTSTLYWHESLANWALILTIGHVGLLLIDSYMSFNWLEVLVPFTSQYQTLSMGLGTIAMYFIIMTIITSQARKMIGYQRWRKLHALNPILYILVTVHGLMSGSDFQGVILAAVNILPFAIFAIVMLKDKLTVSASQYKENSPAGESGRAKTEA
- a CDS encoding rhodanese-like domain-containing protein produces the protein MEEIKIITPVELQKKLEAGEKLELVDVREDEEVAEGMIPGAKHIPMGEIPANLNYFDKNKEYIFICRSSRRSENVCYYLQDQGYKVRNMIGGMLDWHGETK
- the leuS gene encoding leucine--tRNA ligase encodes the protein MSFDHQQIEKKWQKKWEEEKTFKTSEEYEKRKFYALDMFPYPSGAGLHVGHPEGYTATDILARLKRMQGYNVLHPMGWDAFGLPAEQYALDTGNDPAEFTTKNINTFRNQIKALGFSYDWDREVNTTDPEYYKWTQWIFLKLWEKGLAYIDEVPVNWCPALGTVLANEEVIDGKSERGGHPVERRPMRQWMLKITAYADRLLEDLEELDWPESLKEMQRNWIGRSEGAEVTFQIVDHDHTFTVFTTRPDTLFGATYAVLAPEHTLVEKITTPEQQAEVSAYLEEVKRKSDLERTDLAKDKTGVFTGAYAINPANGEKMPIWIADYVLVSYGTGAIMAVPAHDERDYEFARKFELPIKEVVAGGNIEQEAYSGEGEHINSDFLNGLNKTDATQKMISWLEEKGIGTKKVTYRLRDWLFSRQRYWGEPIPIIHWEDGTMTAVPEDQLPLTLPKTTEIKPSGTGESPLANIEDWVNVVDPQTGKKGRRETNTMPQWAGSCWYYLRYIDPKNDQALAAEEKLNHWLPVDIYIGGAEHAVLHLLYARFWHKFLYDLGVVPTKEPFQKLFNQGMILGENNEKMSKSKGNVVNPDDIVNSHGADTLRLYEMFMGPLDASIAWSTNGLDGSRRFLDRIWRLLVEENGELNPKIQPNEESSNLEKVYHQTVKKVTEDYEGLRFNTAISQMMVFINEAYKATVLPKNYMEGFVKLLSPVCPHITEELWEKLDHSDTISYEAWPAYDESKLVDDEVEIVIQVNGKVKAKLMVPTAATKEALEGIAMDDDRVKEQIEGKTIRKVITVPGKLVNIVAN
- a CDS encoding MDR family MFS transporter; amino-acid sequence: MPRALWLLIFGMAVNTIGSSFLWPLNTIYIHDHLGKSLSIAGIVLMLNSASNVIGNLYGGHLFDKIGGYKSILLGISIALLALIGLSIWNVWPEYVVFLTIVGFGTGIIFPSMYAMAGSVWKEGGRKAFNALYVAQNIGVAVGSALGGIVANYSFQLIFFANTIMYFLFMLIAVFGYKGISNITKKGKQEEQKEAVNNNNVNLKALLILCLGYLLCWVAYNQWTTTIASYTQEIHISLKQYSLLWTINGALIVLGQPLLNIVLKYLKSSLKIQMLIGIGIFIVSFIIAAKAGTFTGFLAAMVILTIGEMFIWPAVPTVAFSLAPKGKEGIYQGIVNSTGTGGRMIGPVLGGIIADLYGMPTLFTILIGLFIAAIITTLTYDRVLKKKTVVSGTVRGQM
- a CDS encoding glycogen biosynthesis protein GlgD, coding for MKKRSKQQNPEQKTRNGINSQDLELGKDVDLVKQSKKQYEKSGGQPVKSKFHQEKDQSS
- a CDS encoding YtzC family protein is translated as MATRASMDNLTQQVEDTIRYAEDQYKQSSLQEQYNNDNYQEALQQLEQTYQDICKMAHSANGQQREELHRMRLQIQQLQNNMILQGSRGGEQF
- a CDS encoding TIGR01212 family radical SAM protein (This family includes YhcC from E. coli K-12, an uncharacterized radical SAM protein.), which encodes MLQTKPFPYASDTKRYHTWNYHLRQQFGHKVFKIALDGGFDCPNRDGTVAHGGCTFCSAAGSGDFAGNRAESLELQFQTIKEKMHTKWKDGKYMAYFQAFTNTHAPVEVLREKYETVLKQEDVVGLSIATRPDCLPDDVVEYLAELNERTYLWVELGLQTAHEQTGQLINRAHDFQCYVDGVNKLRKHGIRICSHIINGLPLETHDMMMDTVREVAKLDVQGIKIHLLHLLKGTPMVKQYEKGMVSFLSQEDYVNLVCDQLEIIPPEMIVHRITGDGPIDLMIGPMWSVNKWEVLNSIDAELKRRDSWQGKFFKKTQDDKE
- a CDS encoding class I SAM-dependent methyltransferase, with amino-acid sequence MKIERVLTFTKTLLQKAVKPGDIVVDATVGNGYDTLFLVSLVGETGRVYGFDVQEQAIAATKDRLNQNGLMKRAKLFHSGHEQLAELIPEKHHGLVTGAIFNLGYLPGSDKTIITRPETTIAAIEKLLAIMAPEGIIVLVIYHGHEGGARERDTLMDYCQQLDQKTAHVLKYQFLNQQNNPPFIVAIEKR
- a CDS encoding tetraprenyl-beta-curcumene synthase family protein, whose translation is MSRVYRKILPAVHHELAYWKSRAEKIPNPELRKQALASIEHKTFHCEGGAILALTAQEHYQKAIKFIVAYQTISDYLDNLCDRSTSLDPDDFAAIHEAMSDALVLDAEEKNYYRLREDQNDGQYLHDLSETCRSVLRDLEHYDLIKNYLLELCEYYCNLQIHKHVKHEERVPRLEQWFQRYQSRLPDMEWYEFSACSGSTLGIFCLISYAFRKDFKETDAANIRNGYFPYIQGLHILLDYFIDQEEDLAGGDLNFCAYYQNQEVLFDRLKHFVIEADRHTECLPHKRFHQLINRGLLGIYLSDSKVRKQKEVRKLAKKIIKSGGWISYFFYFNGLAYRSLQKSVPVFVTRLMTK